In the genome of Hevea brasiliensis isolate MT/VB/25A 57/8 chromosome 14, ASM3005281v1, whole genome shotgun sequence, the window AAAGCAAACAATATTAGCCAGTTGGCCAAGCCATTACATTTGGTATTAGAGCACTCCACATggcctcttgagcgatggtggggcaaacctcagcgaggacgctgagtcccaaaagggggggagaaaggtccctttcaCAAATCCTACATCAACAAAAAGGGAGAGATCCTGGACTTAAATTGGGTAGTCTTGGAATACTGGTTAGCGCACTTTTGAGTGTAAaagcccaagggacaaatccgtgaggcctagtatgggctgggccaaagcgaacaatactAGCTAGGGGGTCGggccgttacaattggtatcagagcactccACATggcctcttgagcgatggtgggtaAAACCTCAGCGAGaacgctgagtcccaaaaggtagggagaaaggtcccttaggcaaatcccacatcggcaaagtatGGGAGAGATCCTGGACTTAAATTGGATAGTCTTAGAACACTGGTTAGCGCACTTATGGGTGTAAAAGCCCAAGGAACAAATTTGTGAGGCCTAGTATGGGctgggccaaagcagacaatactagccagtgggccaggccattatgTAGAAAGCTCTTTTGCCTTTCTTGCAAGGTTAGAGATGAATCTCCTTAAATAATTTACCTGTACTAAGAACCTCTCCACCTGTTTCTTGGTTTGAGGTAGTTTAGTTTCCTGAATCGCTTTGGCTTTATTTTGATCAATCTCAATCACTCTCTAGTGTACCAAAAATCCCAAGAAGCTCTTAACGTGCATTTGAGGGGATTAATTTTTAACTAATACAGTCTCATCCTCTGGAAACTCTTCCTCAAGTGCTCCAGGTGGTCATATACTTTCATAGATTTTACCATTATGTCATCGATGTACACCTCCATGAAGTGTCGAAGCATGTAATGAAAAATAGTATTCATAGCTCTTTTGTATGTAGCACTGATGTTCAAAGGGCATGACCAGCCATTCAAATATTCTAATGGAACTGAGACATCTAAAGGTGATCTTGGACACATCCTTTGATGCAATGAAGATTTAATTGTAGCTAGAGAAACCTTCAAGGAAGGATAGTAGTTTATTTTTAGTAGTAGCATCAACCAATATGTCTACTATTGGCATTACAAACATGTCCTTTGGGGTTACAACATTTAAATCACTGAAATCAATACACACACATAACTTCCCATTTTTCTTAACAACTTGGTTAGCCGGATAAAACTTACTTTCAACAACTTCTTAATTTCTTCCTTCACTTTAGGACTACCTCCCTTAACATCCTTTTGGGTGCCTATTGGTGCAATATTTAATTTGGCTTAATGGGTAATTTATGCTTGACCAAGCTCCTCTATAAGCCTGGCATATCATTATAATTCCATACAAAGCAATCTTTATACTCATGCAAtagtgagattttttttttatttcaaatcaCTCTATAACGatcggactccaaccactagaggaattgtctgctttggccgtaagcctcacggttttgctccataggtggaatgaagaacttcccaggaggtcacccatcctaggatttctctcaagcgagcacgcttaagcttggaattcttccaactcttcaggccattccaccaaaaggcgcttctagtgattagtttccccattttatatatcattactttttgaacccaagaccatctccgtgctttgccgatgtgggattttcctaagggacctttaaaaatgaatgaagttatttagtgtTATATTTTAAAGACAATTGaaatgagaattattttgaattatggagttgggagaaatttattgatttgtgttgtggtagtagtgagtttgatgaaatgaattattggaagtgtttttacaggtatttgaagaactattttttccaaatatagacggcactctgtcaaaatttttctaaaatttgcgtaaaaataaaaatggacaaaaattttaactagtatttaaactttaagtaaatgtttttaattcctaccaaaaaagctcaccactttcaaaaagtaagaaaattgttttaaaatcccttgtagtatatttaatgggctaCTGGTAGGCGAAGGACGGAacttcattagatgtactataggatcatgttacatcttactgaggggtagggtgtgacatgttttagtggtatcagagccgctcgcgtgtcctcttgggcaatggtggggcaaacctcagtgaggatgctgagtcccaaaaggggcggagaaaggtcccttaggcaaatctcacatcggcaaagcacaaagatggtcttggatttaaaaagtaatgatatataaaatgggggaactaatcactaaaggcgccttttggtggaatggcctggagagttggaagaactccaggattaagcgtgctagcttgagagaaatcctaggatgggtgacctcctgggaagttctccattccacctataggacaaaaccatgaggcttgtCCACCTAATCACTACAGCAATTGCTATTTCCCTTTGCATATATTTATCACTTATCATGGAGTTCCTCTATCATGAGCTCCACCCTCGGCCATTTGTAATGCACGATTGCAAGTACAGTGTCAGTTTCTTTTATTGGTCCTCCCATTTCTGCCTTCTGTGTCCTTTCTCCAGGAACAGTGAGCTCAGTTGTCATGGTAAACTTTACGCATAGGACATGATTTCCATCAAGGGAGTTAGTGGCTGCTGCCCCTCAACCTTTCTAGTGAGGTTTCTTCTTCAAATACTGGATTGGGCTTATGTTAGCCTCATAGTATTGGGCCTCTACTGCATTGAGGTGGGCCGTAAATGGCTTGGCATCTGGTATGACTTTTACATCATTCCCTTTCCAAAACAACAAAAATTGGCAAAGTGATGATGGAACACTCTAATTTGTTGTATCTAATCTCTCCCTAAAAGTGCTTGATAATTGGCAGTAGAACAAACCACAAAGAAAGTAGTGGTGAAAGACTTATTACCCTCAGTTTCCTCTACTGGAAGGACTCTGAGAGTCTTGGATACCTCTCCAGTAAATGTAGACCCAGAGACATTAGTGGTAATGAGGTCCTTCTCTAACTTCCCCAGCGTTAATAATATTCTGAGcagcattatgtttactgttaaCCCATTGTTAATAAGTACCCTAGAAGTAGGTTAGCCATTGAGATGGGCCATGATATATAAGGGCTGTAAATGTTTGGTTATTCACTCTGATGGTTTGTCAATCACAATTTTCTTTGGCTCCCCTGGGTTAGTGCACCGGATGGTAACCCCACTACATACATCAACATCGAAAGGATCTATTGTTCCCTACGTTTCCTCAGGTACTTCTGTCATTATCTTCTAAAAAGTAGCAGGCAGAATTAAGTAAGCAATATCATAATCAATAAGCAAAGATTTACCTTTTTCTTTTTGAGTATTTCTTTTAAACTCCCTATTGATCTGAATCTTCGGTTGCTTTCATGTTGAACTTGCTTTTTTGTTGTGGCTAAACTTTCTATTTTTTCTTTCTGTCATCTTTCCATAGCCCTTTGTCTCTAGAGCCTTCTCTTCTATGTCTAGGTCAATAGTTGTGGAAATTTAGGTGGTACATAGTTGCCATTGCTTATTCGGCTCAACCAAGAGTGGTGCCATTAACCTAGGTTGGCTCCTCTAAAACTTCACTATAGGTTTCACAGCTGTAGTAGGTTCAACCTTCCTCAAGAAATGGCCTAGATAGTGGCTAGTTCCCCTATTGGGTTTATCGTAAGATCTTTTATATGTCACATTGGGATTCCTTTCAGGTGGTGTGGCATATCATGCCTGCCTTCTAAGTAGCCTCTTAAGAACTTTAGGGAGGGCTCCTTAAGTTGAAAACCCTCAAAGCGGGCCTTTGGATTTTTTTATCACCTCAGTTTGGACCTATAATTTTCTTAACTCATTAATGACTCCTTGAAGATCCACCGTGGCCATGCTGATAGATGCCACTAGAGGAAAAGGATCCTCATCAATTAGTACAGAGTCCTTTTTCTCAgggaattttaggacctccttatcgATACAATCTTAGATGACTTCCCTGAGGGCCCAATAATTATTCGTGTTATGATTCCAAGAATCGTGATCCTTGCAGTAGTCTCTCCTTCATTTCCTCCTTGGTTGGAAGCTTGTGATCAGAAGGTAGATTAATGAACTTTCTTTTAGCAAGAAATCAAATATCTCCTTCATCTTACTGGTGTTGAAGGCATACTAAGGGGATGTGACTGAAGTCATTTAAGTCTTCCTCTGGTGAACCACCTTAGCTAGTGCACCTAGAATAGGATGTACACAGGTACTAGTAGTAACTAAATCAGCCACAACAAGTTCATGATTACTTATCTTTTGGTAATATGTACCTATAGCTATCCTCTTCTGATTCGATTCTTCCATTAGCAACTCTTCATATTCAGCAACTTTAGCAGCTAACTTATAGAAGTCCCTAAACTCCATCCCCTAAAACTTCTTCTAAAGCTTGATGTCTAACCCCCTTTAAGCCATTTTGACATTCAGTTTTAGGTAGGAACACCTTACACCTGTTCCTTATCTTCTTGAACTATGCAATGAAAGCATTTGCCAACTCTCCACTCTTTTAGGTCATATTGGAAAGCTCGGCTATGCACACTTTGGGTTTGGCTTAAAAGAATTAAGTATGGAATAACCTCTTTATTTCCTGCCAAGAAAAAATAGAGTTTCTCAGAAGAGTTGAATACCATCCCCTAAAACTTCTTCTAAAGCATGATGTCTAACCCCCTCTAAGCCATTTTGACATTCAGTTTTAGGTAGGAACACCTTACACCTGTTCCTTATCTTCTTGAACTATGCAATGAAAGCATTTGCCAACTCTCCACTCCTTTAGGTCATATTGGAAAGCTCAGCTATGCACACTTTGGGTTTGGCTTAGAAGAATTAAGTATGGAATAACCTCTTTATTTCCTGCCAAGAAAAAATAGAGTTTCTCAGAAGAGTTGAATACCAGGTGAAAGCAGTTCCAGTAAGTTAATTTAGGAATAGTCTCAGTTTGTAACTAGCAAAGTTTTCATAATTTGTCAATTCTCCACACTGTATTATGAACCTTTCATAAGTTAACTACCCATCTTCCCCTGAAAAAATGTTGAATTCAAGGATACAATACCCTCTCAGATATGGGTTGTCAATGGTGTCAAGATATGGCTTGTGGAATTCTGGGTGGCCAATTTGCTTAAGGCTCGGCCTATACAGCTCTTGAACGGCATCCCTGACTACATTGATGTTCACCTGTGGCACGATTGGGACTATTAAAACATAAACTATGGGTACCGACACCTGGGGCCTAGTTGCAATTGGGTGCAACACCTGCACCACTGGGACATTGGTTCCCCTATAACTGTTGACCCCTAAGCCAAAGGTTACCTACAGTGTAAGCACCTACTAAGGCACTGGAGCAATCTGAGGACCTGCAATAGTCTGTACATCATAACTGCTCGAATGAGTTGCAGGGTTACTGTTTCCAATAATTTGCATAAAAACACCTATTCTGCCATTAGGGCGGCTGACTTACACTGGTGTTTTAGGTTGTCTCGCTATGTGCTCATCTCTACTATGGGATGGCTGGTACCTTTCTTCAGTCTGAATTCGGCTTCCCTCGATGTTGGCTTAGGGAGGTCATGGTAAGGACTGCCCTCCTATATCCCTGGCAGTCTTGGATGCCAAATCGGACTCCTCTGGCTTAGGAACCTAGCCATCAGGAAGTAACACAGAAATTAGAATATTATATTTTGTAGAAATAAATTATGCAtccaattgatgagatttttccaCCCACGAATTGATGCCTTTTATCAAATCATTCATGATGGTAGATGCTAGTTTTTCCAtatcaaaaatattataaattgctCCACCCCGCTCCTGTACTGAGTCAGTGGGTAAGGTAAATATAGTGTCTGATGCATCTAGAATTTGGACTTCTTTTCCCTGTGATGGTCGCCTTTTGAAGTGTTCCACCATGAGTGGAACCTGCACATTTGGACCAATTACAGTAGGACTTCCCTTTGAGTCTTAAGACTCAGTGGTTTCTTTGCTTTTGGTTTGTGGAAGCATGGTGTAGCTTGCAAAAATTATGTTGTCGAATAGTGAAATGAGACCTAGGTCCCACTAGACATGTAAAAAATTGTTTACTTAGAAAACAATTTAACTGGCTAACAGCTTAGGAATGCGAGCATACCAGATATGGAATGTATCAGTTGTGCGCTTTTCTGACTTCCCTCAAATGGTTGTGGGAAGCTAACTAGATTGAATGCAACTTTGCCAAAATCTCACTTCAAATGAATAATTAAAGTAATCgaaaattatattaattgttGAAAATTCAAGTATAAGgcttgaaaaataaatgaaaggcTAAAAAAATAAAAGCCAGATAAAATTAAAGATAGATAGATTACTGGAGTCTATTGTTGTTTGATTGATTGAGTGGTTAGGTGAGCCTTTAACGTTGCACAATAGAGCATATTTATAATAGCACTTGACTGTTATTGTGAAGGTTCCAAAACCGGCATTTGCTCACGTCTCATGTCTTTCCATAACTTTCCAGCATCTGTTCTCTTAACTGCTCATAACTTGCTCATGATCTGGTAACTCCCTTTAGTTGATTAATCCCTTTCTGATAACTAACCAAAAATAATAcctaaatatttaatttagatCTCATAATTAAActgatataataaaattaatttcacaaaaacTAATTCAATTAATCATGGACCTAAAATAATTAATGAgctgattaaattattttttatgcaaataagagttttatatatatatataataaaataaaaatacttaacATGAATTTGTCAACTAATAGAACTAGCAAAAACACTCAAAACTAAGCAAACATACTTCAATAACAAAAAACACTAACTAAAAATACTGAAATTCAACAATGAACTTTTAAATGGGAGAAATAGAATCGACAACCTTTATAGCTATAGCCATAATGTCTTAGTGATGAATCAAAATTAGGTCGTTAATAAAATGAGTTTgtaaaaattgtgaaaaattaggtCCAAATTAAATCTTGTTATTAATAATGTTATTAatagtaattaaaattaaatcaattttttactcataaaattttatttatacattattatttaattttaaggtCCCACAAACACAATTCAGCTCATTTATTAACTTTCTATCATTTTTATTGTATAAATAAACAATTCATGGAAGAATTGTATGCGTCGTGCTATTCAGCTCCCTATATGAATACTTTTGAttgtataaataaataatttatgggaGGATCAAGAGTTGATATTGTCTCTTGGTATTCTTGATCGAGACAATATATGGCTCTTGCTAGACTTTGAAAGGAGAACAattgagatagagagagagagagagagagcgttgGCGCATGTTGAACAGTTGAAACAGAATGGGTTCTTCTGATGTGAGTAAGGAGAAAGCTAGAAGGAGTAGAGACAGGTTGAGCAATTTGCCTGACCCGCTTCTTCATCAAATCTTCTCATGTCTCGACACTAAACAAGCAATCCAAAGTTGTGTACTGTCAAAGCgatggagagatttttgggttTCTCTTCCTCATCTCAATTTTGATTATCGATCCTTTCATACAAAATCAGATTTTCAAAATTTCGTTTGCAAAGTCTTGTATAGCCGCCTTGACAACCCGATTTTTGGTGGCAAGTTTGGCTTCCATTGTGGGCATTGTTGGAAGATGGatgaaactttaattaaaaagGTCATAAGCTGCGTTGAGTCTCATTGGTTTCAGCATCTTCACATGGAGGTAAACACAAGCTTACCAGACGCACTTCTCAATAGTAAATCAATTGAAACTCTTAATTTGAAGTGGTTTAAAACTTTACCTCAGTCACTTGCTTCTTTTACAATGCTGAATTCGTTGCATCTGAAAAATTGTTGGTTTGACGTTTATCATCAAACTGACGAGTTTTTTGATCCTTTTGTTAATTGTCCCAATTTGAAGAATTTAAGCCTAACCAATTGCCACTTTGGAATGGTAAAGTCTTTTAGAATTTCTGGGATGCAACTACTTAGCCTTTCATTCGAGGGTAGCTATAGGAGTAGATATAGGAGCCTTTCATTTGGGAGTAGATATAGGAGGAGTTATAGCTGGGGTTATTTCTGGGAATTAAAGATTGAAATTCTTGCTCCAAACCTCACTTCCTTTAGACATGATTGGATGAAGCCTATGGATTTCGGTGAAATCAGCCTTCCTTCTGTTAATTTTGTGGATATTAGTGTTGATCGAGTTTGTTACCGGCAGTACGAAGAGGAAAATGACAACATGAATGTGATCAATATGTTCCGAGGATTACATAAAGCGCAATATGTCAAACTGCACTATCATACCATTGAGGTATAGACgccttcacaaacagcactataTTTATGATTTTTTCACTTTCCTCTGCATTTTGTGGTAACAATCAAAGGCTTACAGGTATCTTTAGACTGTTTATCTATTCTCTCATATGGATTTTGGTTTCTCATGTGCGTAGGTCCTTACTTTGGTTCCAGGTCTACTAGAAAAGCAACCTTCTCCCTTTACTAATTTGAAGTCCTTGAAATTGTACTTGCCCTACAATACTAAATCATCAAAGGTACCTTCTCATGTAATGCGCTACTTACTTGGTGACTCGTCTGGTGCTGATCTTATAATCGTCAAATCTTGAAGGTACTCATAaatctacttttttttttcttgacaaTATTATGCTTCAGTTACGACTCTGTGATTTATTTCTTCTACTGCATCATGATGCTATTTTTTAAGCCACAAATTATAACCTTTTTTGCCCCTTTACCTTATTGTATAAAGATAAAGCCAGCaaattttccttttgtttttcccaAAGGCCTCAACCTATTCTATATCATTTGCATTATGCAGCCTTCAAAACTTTAGAAGTGCAACAGTCTTCCAAAAACAAGGTTAATTTTAGACAAGAACCTTCGCATCTTTTTTTACTTTCAATGTTCATGAACATTTGTATCTTTCTCAAATACTAGAGACCGAAGCAAGTAAATTGTGATACAGTTGATTAGTGATTACCAAGTCCATTTGCAAATTGAATTTTGTTCCTAGTACTTTCGAGCAGCATTTAGTCTTCTATACTGACCATATTGCCTTATTTCCGACAAGAGAAATATATTGACATTTTTGCTGCTTCATAGGCGATTATGGGCTTCTTGCTTTTCCTTTCCTAGCGTCTTCATCCTTCCTGTCTTACAATTGCTCTATGGTTGAATTATCGATATTATGAGAACAATTGACTGTACTTTGTGGATTATGTTTTACCTTACCCATTAAGGTGAATAAGGTCAATTTCAGCATCTTCACTTCTCTTTTTCTAACTACTATTCTAGACATTATGAAAACACGCATGATTttaagacttgaaataagtaaaccttttttttttttttaatcttctcAAGAAAAGCTTATCTTTTCAACAAGGCTTTGCTTATCTGGGATACTCCGTTATGCTTGGCTGTTGTTTTCTTTAGTGTGTTGTATTTGGTGATTTGAAAATTTGTTCTCCATCCTAGTTTACAATGTGCTAAAAGGGATAGATTCCCTTTTACTAGGAAAAAGAGTGAGTATGATTGTTGTAATGTGGGTATCTTTCCTTTATATTGTATTAAAAAATAAGTGTGGCTATGTATTTGTCATTATTTTGAAGCGTATTTTGGACTGCTGTGGAAAATGCTGATTTTTTGCATGAAGATGCCTATctgtgaaattgaattataataagggttttttttttcaCTAACTTTTGTAATATAGAATTTCTTTTCCATTGTCGCCTGGGTGTGATGTGAAGCTGCTTACAAACAAAGTTCTACATCAGTTGAAGACTTGGAAGTTATCAAATGATTAACTTAGCCTTTTGAATCTGATGTACTGCAGTAATCTAAGTAATTATTATGCTAATGGTTATAATTCTAAGCGTTGAACCTGATTATTTTTGTCATTAGCCTCAGGAAACTGATCAGCTACACTAATCAATAGCTCAGCTGGATAATGGTAATGGTGATGGTTATGGTTATTCTACAAAACTCCATATATATGCCCTAGGAACACCAGTATTTGCTATTTAATATAAAGCGATTCTTTTTTATTATCCTTAAGTAGCCATTATCTGGTATGGTTTTGTTTGTTGAGATTAATAGTTGAAATATCCTCCTATGAGAACTTAATTTGTGGCTAGTTTTATGTACAAATTAGCGCAATCAGCACAGGTCGTGTAATTAGGCGTGATGAAGCGAGTGAACAAGTAAAATGATGCTAACGTGGAATTTAATctcattaaatattattattattttattattaaatcttTTTACACTTCTCTCCCTTTTACTTCCACGCCATGCCATATGCCTTCCCTTCCCTTTCACCTTGTCCCTATCTTCATTCAAAGAACAAAAAACCATTGTCCATGAAGGAACAAGATGATTTAAAGCTGTTCTTGTAGCAGTGATTTTTTATTTGGGGAGAACTATtggtttttctttcttttaagtTTTCTTGATTCTCTCTCTAATCCACAAGAATTGATTTTCACAAAACTAAAAGAATCAAATTACATAAAACCACAAAGAATCAATTTTTTACAAACTATGAGAATTTATTAGAGAAAATGTGTTGGGAAATTCTTTATAGAATAAAATCtctaataaaaaatgaaaattttagttcACAAACAACAAATAATGGGCCAAGgtggttgttttttttttttttttttgcttgggGTTGATGATGGCTTACTGGACATTTTGGAGTAGTCTACGAAAGTGGAAGATGAAGGAGAGTTGAAAAACAATGAACAGAGAATTGAGACATGCTTCTCTTCTGGCAAAAGTATACTCCGCAAAAGCATGTTTTAATGGAGAACAGCACCAACTCATTCATTTTGGATAAGCAAAGGTTAAGCATTTCATTAAACAACTTGTATGCAACATGAGTATTcttcaaattttagaaaataataaatcATTTTAAATCCTGCATTTCATCAATGTAACAATACCCATTGATTATAGGTTATTACACAAGGATACAACCTTTGAACTCCATTCTCATCAATAAATAAtgtgattctttttttttttgtcctaATTGAACAAGTGAATTGATTTATTTCTACTTATATTTTTGTTTCCTTTGTGCTTTGAACCATGGGTCCCTGATTTCCTTTGTCCTTGTTCTCCATAGCCATCGCCATTCAGTGCAACAACCATGATTGCAAGTTCTTGCTCTAGATAAGGCGAGGTGGTGAAAGTGGTGGAGGAAAAATAGTATTTGGTCCGTTGAGTTTGAGTTATTTTGATGACTTTGTGAAGGCTCTATTTTGGATTTGTTGAAAGAGATAAATCTATtaatttgattttgtttggaaatgGAGGATATTGAGAGCAGCAAAGGATGTATGGCATATGTGAGAGAAAGAAGAGAGTGCAAGTAGCTGTAAGAGACGAGCTGACTCAATCTTGGCACAATCATCAAAGGTAGGACCATTCTTAACAATTTTCAGAAAATTAATTGTAtaatacattttttttaatatttaccgTGATTTTGATAGCTTAAAGTACATTCAAGTTTTAGTACCTTTGAAGCAAAAAAGAGTCGTAAGAATATACTTATTATTTCTGCAATAGGTGTGTTTTATTTGAATAACTGAACTACATTGTCGACATAGCAATAGCAATAGCTTTGACCACGAATGCATGCATGCCTTACTTGGTtaatttgttttcctttttggacGATAGGTGCCTTCGCAAAGTTTTTTCTCCTACCCAacaagctattttattttattgtctttccctgagaaatttaaattgaattttgcTTAAAAAAGTTTCCCTTAGTATAATattgaatatttaatttaatacaagtaCTATAATTAGATGTTTAAACGCTTTGAGATATAGATTTTATtggcatttttttattttattttcatgtaaatttcaattatttttttatatttaatttgtctATAATTCATAGAGatataaaagggaaaaaaaataaataatttaaaactatatTTAGAGTTAAAAATACCAAATATAACAAAATTAagtttgaaatgaatttaaaataaGTCTAAAAAAAGTCCAACATGAAGcccaaattaagaaattaaactaaattaaatttggttcgattcgatttgattttcttACTAATTCAATTCAGCTTGGTCTGTTATAAATTTTAGttcattcaaatttttttttttttccaatccaAACCAAAtacccttaattttgagtttgtcACTAAACGCACAATTATCACCTAGTATATAGTTTGGCCTACCATCCATAATGGTCAAAATCTCCTTCTGTATTTTCTTGAGAGAGATTTTTCTTTGCTTGGTTCCTTCTCCAAGTTAAAGTCGCTGGTTTTGCTGCCTTTCTAGAGGCCTTGCCCCTTTTCAGGCATGGGAAGGACCTCTCCCAGCCTAGAGAGTGGAGTTGACCCTTACCATTCTCAGGGTTGGAATGTAAATAGCTCTTTTGGATTGGTTTTTTTTACAAATATGTATTTGCATGTGAGGGCTCTATTGAGGATGTGTGTGTGGAAGTTGTGTGTTAGTCGAAGCTATATTCTTGGTGGTTCCTTGAACTCACTGACTTTCAAGGGCCTTGTCAGTCTTGTGATGATTGGCCTCCCTATGGCTATGGCTAAAAGAGATTAAGAAGTCATGAAActcattattttttttcttatggaACCACCGTCAGCAGATCTAGATTTGACTCTTACAGCTGTTGGTGATGGCTTGAGAGCAAGAGGTA includes:
- the LOC110662800 gene encoding F-box/LRR-repeat protein At3g26922 isoform X1, with the translated sequence MGSSDVSKEKARRSRDRLSNLPDPLLHQIFSCLDTKQAIQSCVLSKRWRDFWVSLPHLNFDYRSFHTKSDFQNFVCKVLYSRLDNPIFGGKFGFHCGHCWKMDETLIKKVISCVESHWFQHLHMEVNTSLPDALLNSKSIETLNLKWFKTLPQSLASFTMLNSLHLKNCWFDVYHQTDEFFDPFVNCPNLKNLSLTNCHFGMVKSFRISGMQLLSLSFEGSYRSRYRSLSFGSRYRRSYSWGYFWELKIEILAPNLTSFRHDWMKPMDFGEISLPSVNFVDISVDRVCYRQYEEENDNMNVINMFRGLHKAQYVKLHYHTIEVLTLVPGLLEKQPSPFTNLKSLKLYLPYNTKSSKVPSHVMRYLLGDSSGADLIIVKS
- the LOC110662800 gene encoding F-box/FBD/LRR-repeat protein At1g16930 isoform X2, whose amino-acid sequence is MGSSDVSKEKARRSRDRLSNLPDPLLHQIFSCLDTKQAIQSCVLSKRWRDFWVSLPHLNFDYRSFHTKSDFQNFVCKVLYSRLDNPIFGGKFGFHCGHCWKMDETLIKKVISCVESHWFQHLHMEYEEENDNMNVINMFRGLHKAQYVKLHYHTIEVLTLVPGLLEKQPSPFTNLKSLKLYLPYNTKSSKVPSHVMRYLLGDSSGADLIIVKS